The genomic window CCTCCTGTAAAAAACCAGCATCAAACTGTTTCttaacctcttcttttattttgagcacgatatcaggcctcattcttctgagcttctgttgaactggtttGCAATCTTCTTTTATGGGTAGGCAATGAACTACAATATCAGCACTCAATccaggcatatcctggtatgaccatgcgaagacatctttgaattcatagagtaattcaatgaggtctcgtcTTGTCTTTGCGAGAATTTCaattccaattttcacctccttcccTTTTTCCAAGCTCACAACTTCTAttgactctttgtgaggtaggatttgtttttcctcttgttccaccatcctcaacaagtctaaAGATAAATCGCCTTCTTCATCACCTTCAAAGTCACGCGATCCCTCTAAACACGCGTTTCGTTCAAAAGGGCACTCTGAGCtcgtagcagtgtcattcatgtcattgatacaCAGAGACCTATTATTGTTACAAaataatgtatgaatttatgtacaattatttATGTAATGAAAGAATATATTTAGGCGTATgggaagaatgaaagaatatttactcgaaacaattgcaaagatgtattttattaaaataatgatttttaaacataagcctatttcacaaaagaattcttgttatttctaggctaaaacaacaagtttgttctgaatattactctgaaacagttctaaagactttaggtatttcttccgcagtccaattttctagaacactcccaggctcaTAAGGACGAATGTCTAACAAATTTCTCTCTTCATTCTCATGCTCATAAATGGTATTAATATGCATATTTCCCAACGTCTCCTCGATGCTTTCCTCAACTGATTTCCTACTCTCCTGATGAATAACTCCTCCAGATATGAAAGTTTTAGATATGTGGGGAATTATCATTGGCTCCTACTTAGCTTCCTCCCCATTTAAACGCGTCCTTCTTCTTTCCTGCCTTCTCTCTATCTCCTTCCTTTTCTGTCCTCtatctggcttgtatcctaagccaaagttATCCTACTTTTCTTTCAGCATCGGAACCTCAGTCTTCCCTTGAAGATATCTCCCTAGCCTTCTTCCGGGTAAAGCTTCTCTTCCCACCAACAACTGTAAACCCATCTCtgtagttttggataattttggcaCCAAAATTTTGCTCTCTTCAGGAACAAATGCAgcatttacaaactccaaagatcgaaatgagCACTCTATTGACTCGTCATTGGTTTCTACGTATGGCGTCTCATTGGATACAGTTGCTATTATATCATCTTCGGCTTTTATTGTCACTAGCCAACCATCTGACACTATCTTCAACATCTGGTGTAATGATGACGGTACTGCCCctgccgaatgtatccatggCCTTCCTAATAAATAATTATAGGAAGGTTTGATGTCCATCACAATAAAATCTACCTCATAGATTGTTGGGCCAATCAGTAAGGGTATCTTAATTCTTCCCATGACATTCCTTTCTGTACCGTCAAACGCCCTCACTATATTTTGACACattttcatgtgcgaactgtctatgaGTAGCCCGTTAAGCGTGAATAATGGCAGTACGttcaaagctgatccattgtcaatcaatactCCGGCAAAATATGCCCCTTACATCGTGCAGTAATATGCAAAGCTTTGGTAGATCCCATGCCCCCAGGAAGTAtctcatcatcattgaaaaatatgaaattatcagcactAATATTATTGACCAATCGATCTAGCTTACTGACAAAAATATCCTTGGACacataggtctcatttagcaTCTTCATCAACGCGTTTCGATGTACTTCTGAATTCAAGAGTAATGACAGTACAAATATGCAGGCTGATTGTTGATGCAACTGCTCGACGACATTGTACACACTATTCTTTAAAAATTTGAGGAATTCCACAGCTTCTTCCTCCTTCACTGGCTCAgctattttccctttttgttcCCCTATTATGGCCTCTTTCATAGATTCTGGATTGGCCCTCACAAACTGGCCCTTTGCAGTCTCTTTTCCTGGGACAGTTATATTGCACTCGTAGCTCCATGGAACCTTCTTGCGTCTTGGTAAGGAAAGGTTGcaggtttctttattatgatcTTTGGCATTGCTAGTATTCTCACCTCATCCTTTTTGGGTcgcgagataatgaccacaggctGCATTACTCTTGGAACCTTCAAAGACTCCGATGTGCAAATACTCCCCTCCTCTTTAACTtcttcataaaattccatctccttattatccatcaggtCTTGAACCAAGGCTCTGAATTCTGCGCATTCCTGGATTTCATGTCCCTCctcgtgatggaactcacagtaattTTCCACTCTTTCGAAGCTTCTCTTTAAACTTGAGACGATCAATCCTCTTCTTACCATATTTTTCCAGACCCACCTCAAAGGAATTTTCACCTCTGATATGTCCTCCTTGATCTTTCTACCCATGCTCCCACCTATCATGTTTACTCCATTATCATTATGATTAGGTAACAGATTCTCTGTACTAGGCGAATCATCCAATTTAACCACACCCATGCTTATAAGCCTTTCTACCAGCTTCTTAAACGTCGTACAATGTTCTATAGAATACCCCACAATTCTCGCGTGATAATCGCACTGTGCGCTCGCATCGTACCACTTGGTGTATAGAGGTTGCAGGGGTTTTAAGTGGTGAGGGGCAACCACATGTGCATTGAATAAATTCTGATatagctccttatacgacattggaattggcgtAAATTGAAGCTTTTCTGTGTTTTGTCTTGTGTCAGATCTCTGCTTTGATGATCCCTGCTGGTTAACAGCCGTCTTTGCCGGTTGATTGACTGTAATCGTTTTTGAATATGAACTTGTGTTGTTAACCTCGTTCTCCTTCTTTTTCGAAGCTGACCTTCTGCTACCTTCCCCAGCATCTATTTTTCCGCTTCTgatggcattttctatcatttcccCGTTCATaattatgtcagaaaagcttttggAAGAGCTCCCTAACAGATGCGTAATAAATGAGGCCTTCAATGTATTAACGAAAAGCatcgtcatctctctttctagaagagatggctgaacttagacagcaacctccctccatctctgtgcgtacTGACTGAAACTTTCACCAgacttcttctccatgttctgcagagtaattctatcaggtaccatgtcagtcacatggctgtACTATTTTAAGAATGTCTGtgctagatctctccatgaattaaccTGGGTACGGCtcagttgattgtaccatttggatgcaGCCCCTGCGAGGCtatcctgaaagcaatgtatctgtaactggtcattattaacatatccaGTCATCCTCCTgcagaacatagtaatatgagcttTGGAGCTACTAGTTCCGTTGTACTTCTCgaactctggcattttgaacttgtgagGAAGTACTAAACCTGGAACCAAGCTTAATTCTCTAGCATCAATTCCATGGTAGCTCTCATTATCTTCTATCGCTCTAAGtttttcctccagccatttaTATTTTTCCTTGAGCTGTTTCGGtaattcatcattcattttctcgATCATCTCGTCGAAGTCTGGGATAACAGGATTAGCAAAATTGTCTCTAGCTTGAAAGTTTATTGGTGTTTCAATATCGTCTTGAGGCTTAATAGTGATGGAGGATTTGCACGGATATATCCCTGTTTGTTGAGAAGTAAGTCCTGCGGAATAAACAGGTCCCTCGTTGTCTGCAATGTTGGGCACCAAGCCCTTCCCTTTGTCAATTCCCCCAGTTAATAACTGAGTCAACTTAGCCATCATACTCCCCTGAGATTCCATTATTTTATCCATCATCTTTTGTTGAATCTTCTCTAGTTTCTCATTCATTTGCTCTTACATTTCTTTCTGGAACTGTTCTAGCCTTTGGTCCATGTCTCTAGTTTTCGATCGAGTACCATAACGGTGTTCGGTTGATTGGTTGGTTTCCAAATTATCTGAGGAGTGATTTGAATTAATTAGAAtcgtttaatgtttttaaatgcatatgaagtaatgcaatgcatgaatgcaaaaagacgtcaattttgattcaattccatataaaaaaaccttactagaaagcaaattcctttacataaagcgaATTACAAATAAGACCTTGCCCTAGTAACCAAAATTCTAATCTTCCTAAGTAACAAAGCTAATTCCTGCCCCCGatccgattctaattcatacttcacactcagcgtgtcagcctgtactgctaaagtctgtatatgatcagctacttctcgaatctggacCACAGCTTCCTCGATAAGATGATCTCTGCTCCTAACTTGACTCTGAAAGTGGTGGAGTTGTTCATTATTACAATTTTCGTTTACTTTCAAGTGCTTGATCtggatctcacaattttgcagcaccgtttctagctcttcgattcttttcttcatttcgtCAATCTTGCTTAAGCTTACTTTTAACTCTATTGTAGAGTTTCGGCTTCAATACTGACAAAGAGATCTTTTCAACACAATCACTCTATCCTTTAATTCGCCATTTTCCTTCtggctttctgacaaactcttttctaaagccTCATTTCGCCTTTGCATCTCTTGAAATATCTGTTCCTACCTATCGGCCTTGTCTTTTTCTTCTTGGATTTTTACTCGCCACTGTTCTGATGTCTTTCCCAGCCCAGCAGTTCTTATTGACAAACGCAACTTTTTATAATCCGTCTTTAGACTGCCCAGTTCCTCATCAGccttatttttctctttcttcaacttttcattCTCAAGCTTCTGAACATCTATGTCCAATCTCAAGTTCGTCTTTTCCACCTCTATTTGCTCTATCCTTTTCTCCAAATCCGCGTTCTTCCTCTCAAAATCTCGTCTTATAATTTCTAATTTCGAAGGGATGACTCGCAAATGCTCTTCTATTGACTGGTTGTCCTCATGATTTAACTTAGGtgtgttatcattaatccttctagCCCACCATCCATAGTACTCAGGAGTTGTCATCGGCTCCACAGCTAACCTCTTTATTCGGCGAGTCTGTTTTCACGCATTGGAcatttcttgaatcttctttctataaccatcatctTTGTATGAAAATTCACAATCAACTATCCCTTGTGTCGCaggtataaactgccttgaccTATATTGCCTTAGCACCAATAATGAGGCATATCCGACAGCTCCCCAAATACCCAATAAAGGTACCCAATCGAAATTACCACACTTATATAGGATCTCATCTGGAAGCAACCAAGGAGCTCTCTACTTAACATCTTCCTCTTGAATATTTTGAAGGATTGCCATGCATTTTTCCTCCGAAATGTCATCCCTCCTCGGCGTAGCAACTATCTCttttagtggtgaataattttcagagaagacccgatacgaaactttatccaccttccaaaagtgactgtgaaaccataCGAGTAGAAGCTGATCACATCCGATAAATCTACCATCACCCGTCCTTCAGCATGCACTCAATGACCTaaaggtttctgccaaaattaCTGGAATCGGTGAAACCTTCTTATCAAGCCGATCAAATAAATCGGTGACTGCTTCGTCCACATGCCCCAAGACTTTAGGGAAGATAACCAAGCCATATATACTTAAAGCGAAGATATCTAACCTCTTTCTTACGTCTGGGTGAGTGAGAATTGCATCCTTCAAGCTCCTCCAAGGAATGCACTTACTGTCCCCCTTTTGCTTAACTCGTGCAGCGACCTACTGCTCACTCATCCTTGTTATTCCTATCAGCTTCtttgaaaaggttggcacattCACCGCTCTCGAGTAGACCCtatccacttgaaactttgaacatcagAGTAAAGCCACATACTCCTGTATCGTAGGTACCAAATCGAGATTCCCAaacgtgaagcaactgtaagcaggattccaaaactgggcgagggctcgaaacaaatgtttgtctaccttcacatcaagcaaataaggcaagtCCCTAAAATTGTCGTAAAATAACTGCCTAACATCATTGTTCCTCTGAtcccaaatttctttcaactcCTGCAAATTGTTTTGAGCCACACTGATGCGAATAAAATCCCATAATTCCGATACATACCCATCGGCCAGgctatcacccttttcttgctgCATTAtttcagaccaagttcggacagccgcattgtcctctactttatcaagaaaccctttttccatgttaagctttctatctagcaaccgaatctgaactgacgccttttatgataaaatgaaatgccatgtcatgcaaaCAAAATAAAGCACAAGAGTCAGTATCCAATACAAGCATATAATCAAGGAAGAGTAAAACGTTTATTAGGGCATCTATTAGGGTTTAGTGTAGTTCTACCTAAGGCAAGCTtctaaggctcattatatgcggtttggctctaaagtaaaggtacccaaaCCAACAGATTCATTGATCCTCactcattataggctcatataaatcaagttcggttcagggggacacattttccctatgactatacggagatgaaaatctcacgaaggcataggtaccgatgtatcccgaaagtgatccactatcctatacggaggtgaaaacctcacgaaggcatagcttctcactcccacttaaaagggtaaaaacgTTCAACTGATGAAATGTAGAatgcaaataatatttaaacaagaagataatgaatgcaaaaggatgtcatgagttttttttttaaatattttcttgaccataagacaaaaattaatcaactttgcggctcgactctcttatttaaaaaaattccctagtggagtcgccaagctgtcgaaaccattttttttaaagttttaggttgtcgactttaaaaaaatgaaaattgggagtcgccaccaatcttttattagggtgtgattggatcacctaaaaacagCTTTGGTCTACaagtttagaaaacgggttcgggagtcagttacgtacaaggaaggattagcaccctcgtaacgcccaaaaattgatacctagttaattaattaatgtcttaatgtcgaaaatttgaaaatataatctttaaaaaaaacttaaaacgttgCGTATTAAGACCATTCTCAATTTAGAGAagcaaaaatgccacacccaatgcgtcaGGGCACATCATTCTAATTTCCTACaaaatgaattgggccaaaatactagtgcaataaaactttaaaagaacattcacttatccaagatttaagaaatcacacccaatacgttagggcacgattcctctaaaatcccaaactcggaatatttcctttactttaaaagaacatccacttatccaagatttaagaaatcacacccaatacgttagggcacgattcctctaaaatctcaaactcggaatatttcctttattatttttagaaaaaaaagaatcTTTATTTCGAGAAAttaatgcgtcacatccaatacgttaggacacaacgtgttgaattcccaataatgaactCTTATTTTTGATTAAAGAAGAATGCTCGAATGTTAGATTTAATGAAGAAAATCGGAACcaaatacgttagggctcaattttcttgaaaaccctaaatacaagcattatccccattttgaaaaagtttgattttaaagatcgagtaaaaaaatgtaatgttatgctacattaaatatatattgcaataataaatactacgatagcatagaaataatgcaaatatatgaacaaataaataaaataatagcatgtaaaatatcaaataaatgggcaagataataataaaaaatatgtaatcCTAAATTAATAGACAAAtgattgaaataaacaaaaaaatgtatacatgtacccataaaaatatataaatttaaaataatatcaaaattaattaaataaaacatgtgtctataaatatacgaaaaatattagttttttaagGTATAAATACCTACAAAagaaacatatttatatatataaataataataattttaaaagaaatatcagAAATActgattttaagaaaaatatggaaaaaaggactaaattgggtcGCAAGTAAAAAACAGGGGTgaatccgcaaataaataaagtttggaggaccaaattgaactcgcgaattacatagaggggctggaagggcaattttctcttctcctctaaaacggcgccgttccaaaaggattaaattggaatttaaaataaattaaaggtcgaatttaaaaaaaaaataaaaaaaaacctaattgaaaatatgttaaaaggcggaggggctaaaagcacAATTTGCCCCTCCGCATACAAACACGCGGACCCTAAAGTGGATCGGGTCGGACTTAGGTCGGGCACCCAAAACGACGATGATTTTGTGCGTCTGGAGGCTttccaaaacgacaccgttttggtaTCGTATATATGCTTCCCTTCctccaaaaaaatcatttcagaacattttcaagaaaaaaaaaagaccttTTAAAACTCTCTCAACCCCTCTGTCCTCTGGCCATTGGCCGGTCATCGGACGGTTACCGACCACCACACCGGCTGCCGATCTCCGGCGCCGGCACCACCGTCTGCGGTGGCCGGGAAAGGGAAAATCTCCCTTTTAGCCTTCTCAACACCCTTATGCCCGAATCCGGGCTTAAATCTTGCGAAACAATAAAGAAAGAGCCCCTAAAAGCAGAGAAACCTTTCGGCTTCCGGTCGTCAATCCTCGGTGACGACTTCCTCGGCCATCCACAGCGGTTAAGGCTCGAAAACAGgttttttccttccttttatatttatattatttatataaat from Gossypium hirsutum isolate 1008001.06 chromosome D12, Gossypium_hirsutum_v2.1, whole genome shotgun sequence includes these protein-coding regions:
- the LOC121224538 gene encoding uncharacterized protein → MNEKLEKIQQKMMDKIMESQGSMMAKLTQLLTGGIDKGKGLVPNIADNEGPVYSAGLTSQQTGIYPCKSSITIKPQDDIETPINFQARDNFANPVIPDFDEMIEKMNDELPKQLKEKYKWLEEKLRAIEDNESYHGIDARELSLVPGLVLPHKFKMPEFEKYNGTSSSKAHITMFCRRMTGYVNNDQLQIHCFQDSLAGAASKWYNQLSRTQNMEKKSGESFSQYAQRWREASFITHLLGSSSKSFSDIIMNGEMIENAIRSGKIDAGEGSRRSASKKKENEVNNTSSYSKTITVNQPAKTAVNQQGSSKQRSDTRQNTEKLQFTPIPMSYKELYQNLFNAHVVAPHHLKPLQPLYTKWYDASAQCDYHARIVGYSIEHCTTFKKLVERLISMGVVKLDDSPSTENLLPNHNDNGVNMIGGSMGRKIKEDISEVKIPLRWVWKNMVRRGLIVSSLKRSFERVENYCEFHHEEGHEIQECAEFRALVQDLMDNKEMEFYEEVKEEGSICTSESLKVPRVMQPVVIISRPKKDEVPWSYECNITVPGKETAKGQFVRANPESMKEAIIGEQKGKIAEPVKEEEAVEFLKFLKNSVYNVVEQLHQQSACIFVLSLLLNSEVHRNALMKMLNETYVSKDIFVSKLDRLVNNISADNFIFFNDDEILPGGMGSTKALHITARCKGHILPEY